One Weissella coleopterorum DNA segment encodes these proteins:
- a CDS encoding ATP-binding protein produces MWIKKAEINSFGQFQQMEFVFEDNFQVVFGLNEAGKTTLHQFIGGVLFGFPTARGTKKKTFENQAGGTYGGSIILNHHNRDYLVTRLGRTESHLKLVDLQNDQEYANPETQLQAIIAPLNLDLFNAIYSFDQEALLKIFNLRPDSFNDYLRSIATPGAEEWMQVATDLDKKAAMNMGRTKTAKRPLNQALNQLNQLETQYKQRLKLSPNLTELELQIKQSNENLMTLKERQQVQQKQSTKHSNLAAYRPAFQQLKVLQLDLNARPAILPEKIVEQLQTLDTQVQAIETHQPADLNHSQVQIEKAEQGLTQLDQKNLLIQQIQKDLKDDEVQLHMLQSKWQLDVLPRPLNGEQLNAFHQSKKQSDKAINFSEPTTLIGGGLIVFGLLFLLFKQIGGSIGLLLIGLGLIGWQFFGKGQQPNDSMDLTTIDPVYKKLTLDMVDLVQADARQQLVLKTKMATDQEQLHDALQQVDLLERQLAWLGTNVESGQWKTNLTELKVGRQQYQRQQAQLLKMQTKIQSLLNQLGLIDWDAFQKRLLDDRRTNEMLEKERLLNEQLKNVDIKALENLPTDDRQIQDQQILLQEINQQQTKLTKLEYQWQQIKQDDSLAYLNQQLADERTQVFEDLKQYFVDKLLSQWIQLTLNQTIGKRLPKLVETAGEYLNILTNGRYVEIKYTKTLLKAKNKQGELLNLIDLSKGTAEQIYVALRLAFIKQMDQTAKLPLLIDDAFVDFDADRRRNLITILEQFVADGHQVIYFTAHQINQTNVINLSNSEWE; encoded by the coding sequence ATGTGGATTAAAAAGGCTGAAATTAATAGTTTTGGACAGTTTCAGCAGATGGAATTCGTATTTGAGGATAATTTTCAAGTTGTTTTTGGCCTTAATGAAGCCGGAAAAACGACACTCCATCAATTTATTGGTGGCGTATTATTTGGTTTTCCAACGGCTCGGGGGACTAAAAAGAAAACATTTGAAAATCAAGCTGGTGGTACGTACGGTGGTAGCATCATCTTAAATCACCATAATCGTGATTATTTAGTAACTCGATTAGGACGAACGGAATCGCATCTTAAATTGGTTGATTTACAAAATGATCAGGAATATGCCAATCCAGAAACACAACTCCAAGCGATTATTGCGCCCCTAAACTTGGATCTGTTTAACGCGATTTATAGTTTTGACCAAGAAGCACTCTTAAAAATATTCAATTTACGACCAGATTCATTTAATGACTATTTACGAAGTATTGCTACACCTGGTGCAGAAGAGTGGATGCAGGTAGCGACTGACTTGGACAAAAAAGCGGCTATGAATATGGGACGGACAAAAACGGCTAAGCGTCCTTTAAATCAAGCGTTGAATCAGTTGAATCAACTAGAAACGCAATACAAACAGCGTCTGAAACTTAGTCCCAACTTAACTGAATTAGAACTTCAGATAAAACAATCTAATGAAAACTTGATGACGTTAAAAGAGCGACAACAAGTGCAACAAAAGCAATCCACAAAGCATAGTAATTTGGCGGCATATCGACCTGCATTTCAACAACTCAAAGTGCTACAGTTGGATTTAAATGCTAGGCCGGCAATTCTACCGGAAAAAATAGTGGAACAGTTGCAAACTTTAGATACACAAGTGCAAGCAATCGAAACTCATCAGCCCGCCGATTTAAATCATTCACAAGTCCAAATTGAAAAAGCAGAGCAAGGTCTGACGCAATTAGATCAAAAGAATCTTCTTATTCAACAAATTCAAAAAGATTTAAAGGATGATGAAGTACAGCTTCACATGTTACAAAGCAAGTGGCAATTAGATGTATTACCACGACCGCTTAATGGGGAACAATTAAACGCCTTTCATCAATCCAAAAAGCAGTCTGACAAGGCAATTAATTTTTCTGAACCGACAACGTTGATTGGTGGGGGATTGATTGTTTTTGGGCTACTATTCTTGTTATTTAAACAAATTGGTGGGTCTATTGGATTATTATTAATTGGTTTAGGACTAATTGGTTGGCAATTTTTTGGTAAAGGGCAACAACCGAATGATTCAATGGACTTGACGACGATTGATCCGGTATATAAAAAGCTAACATTAGACATGGTCGACTTAGTTCAAGCTGATGCACGGCAGCAATTGGTTTTAAAGACTAAAATGGCTACTGATCAAGAGCAATTACACGATGCCTTACAACAGGTTGATTTACTTGAACGTCAATTAGCTTGGCTCGGCACAAATGTTGAATCCGGACAATGGAAAACAAATTTGACTGAATTAAAGGTTGGAAGACAACAATATCAAAGACAGCAGGCACAATTGTTAAAAATGCAGACAAAGATCCAATCCTTGTTAAATCAATTAGGATTAATTGATTGGGATGCGTTCCAAAAAAGACTCTTAGACGATCGCAGAACGAACGAAATGTTGGAAAAAGAGCGTTTACTGAATGAACAATTAAAAAATGTTGATATAAAAGCTTTGGAGAATTTACCTACTGATGATCGTCAAATTCAAGATCAACAAATCTTATTACAAGAGATTAATCAACAACAAACAAAGCTGACAAAGTTAGAGTATCAATGGCAACAGATTAAACAAGATGATAGTTTAGCGTATTTGAATCAGCAGTTGGCAGATGAACGGACGCAAGTATTTGAGGACTTAAAACAGTATTTTGTCGATAAATTATTAAGTCAGTGGATTCAGTTAACATTAAACCAAACGATCGGTAAGCGACTGCCTAAATTAGTGGAAACGGCAGGTGAATATTTAAATATTTTAACGAATGGACGATACGTTGAAATAAAATATACCAAGACGTTATTAAAGGCTAAAAATAAGCAAGGCGAGTTACTCAATTTAATTGATCTGTCTAAGGGGACAGCTGAACAAATTTATGTTGCATTACGATTGGCATTTATCAAACAAATGGATCAAACAGCCAAATTACCATTGTTGATAGATGATGCTTTCGTTGATTTTGATGCAGATCGCCGGAGAAACTTAATTACCATTCTCGAACAATTTGTCGCCGATGGACATCAAGTGATCTACTTTACTGCACACCAAATCAATCAAACCAATGTCATTAATTTATCAAATTCCGAATGGGAGTGA
- a CDS encoding 3'-5' exoribonuclease YhaM family protein, which produces MSEQKQLKDYQLDENIQMFALLKQADIRVTNSGKPYIAITIADRSMEISGMKWDASDEEFKVLEVGKVVFIKAVRQSYRDKPQLKFLEIRPAHEGEPQNVADFVPSGPMKALEMEEEVNTLIFKIINPTWQRIVRFLFNQYRDQFFTYPAAKSNHHAFAGGLGYHSLSIARLAQSVAQQYEQLDESLLLAGALLHDLGKVIELSGPIATTYTIPGNLIGHIVLIDEQIVLAAQELKLDLFSEDLILLRHVILAHHGQLEYGSPVRPLVQEANVLHQLDELDANLQSFDNVLNETEPGEFSNRSWALDNRSIYRPSEN; this is translated from the coding sequence ATGAGTGAACAAAAACAATTAAAAGATTACCAACTAGATGAAAATATTCAGATGTTTGCTTTGTTAAAACAAGCAGATATACGTGTGACTAATAGTGGTAAACCCTATATCGCGATAACGATTGCAGATCGCTCAATGGAAATTTCCGGTATGAAATGGGATGCTAGCGATGAAGAATTCAAAGTCTTAGAAGTAGGAAAAGTAGTCTTTATTAAAGCTGTCCGCCAATCTTATCGAGACAAGCCACAGTTGAAATTTTTAGAAATCCGGCCAGCGCATGAAGGAGAACCACAAAATGTGGCCGATTTTGTACCTAGTGGACCGATGAAGGCGTTGGAGATGGAAGAAGAAGTTAACACTCTGATTTTTAAAATTATTAATCCGACTTGGCAGCGGATTGTTCGATTCTTATTTAACCAATATCGTGACCAATTTTTTACCTATCCAGCTGCCAAATCAAATCATCATGCTTTTGCAGGTGGGTTAGGGTATCATTCCCTTTCTATTGCTCGTCTAGCACAAAGTGTGGCGCAGCAATATGAACAATTGGATGAAAGTTTGTTATTGGCTGGAGCGCTACTACATGATTTAGGGAAAGTTATTGAATTATCAGGACCGATTGCAACAACTTATACGATTCCGGGGAACTTAATTGGCCATATTGTACTGATAGATGAACAAATTGTCTTGGCTGCTCAAGAATTGAAATTAGACCTGTTTAGTGAAGATCTAATTTTACTGCGGCATGTTATCTTGGCACATCATGGTCAGTTGGAATATGGTTCTCCTGTACGACCATTAGTTCAAGAGGCGAATGTTTTACACCAATTAGATGAGTTAGATGCCAATTTACAAAGTTTTGACAACGTATTGAATGAAACTGAACCGGGTGAATTTTCAAATCGTAGTTGGGCGTTAGATAATCGATCAATTTATCGACCATCTGAAAATTAG
- a CDS encoding NADPH-dependent FMN reductase, producing MTKYGVLIGSLRENSFTAGVAHSLVKGLPADAEVTYLEIANLPFYNQDFDADSPASYKAFRELVAAQDAFIIATPEYNRSIPAVLKNALDIASRPWGESVWDGKPVLPASQSTSGMGGMLANHTLRQTLEFLNMKIMTQPELYIGNTPNLSDDQGNITNEDTNKFLAGVVKQFDAFVKNH from the coding sequence ATGACTAAATATGGAGTATTAATTGGATCGTTACGAGAAAATTCATTTACCGCAGGGGTGGCGCATAGTTTGGTCAAGGGGTTACCAGCTGATGCTGAAGTAACTTATCTAGAAATCGCAAACTTACCATTTTATAACCAAGATTTCGATGCAGATTCACCAGCTAGTTATAAAGCTTTTCGTGAGTTAGTGGCCGCTCAAGATGCGTTTATCATTGCAACGCCTGAATATAATCGAAGTATACCAGCCGTTTTGAAAAATGCATTAGATATTGCTTCACGTCCTTGGGGCGAAAGTGTTTGGGATGGTAAGCCTGTTTTGCCAGCGTCACAATCAACTTCTGGAATGGGTGGAATGCTAGCTAACCATACCTTGCGACAAACTTTAGAGTTCCTAAATATGAAAATTATGACACAACCAGAACTTTATATTGGAAATACTCCAAATTTGAGTGATGATCAGGGAAATATTACGAATGAAGATACAAATAAATTCTTGGCGGGTGTTGTAAAACAATTTGATGCATTTGTTAAAAACCATTAA
- the rplS gene encoding 50S ribosomal protein L19: MRQNALLEKLTESQLRSDLPDFRAGDTVKVYARIVEGSRERIQLFEGVVIKRKGAGIQATYTVRKISSGVGVERTFPLHSPRVDKIEVVRHGRVRRAKLYYLRALHGKAARIKEARRG; this comes from the coding sequence ATGCGTCAAAATGCATTGTTAGAAAAGTTAACTGAGTCACAATTACGTTCAGACTTGCCTGATTTCCGTGCCGGAGATACTGTTAAGGTTTACGCACGTATCGTCGAAGGATCACGCGAGCGTATCCAATTATTCGAAGGTGTTGTAATCAAGCGTAAGGGAGCTGGAATCCAAGCGACTTATACTGTTCGTAAGATTTCAAGTGGTGTTGGTGTGGAACGTACTTTCCCATTACACTCACCTCGTGTTGATAAGATTGAAGTTGTACGTCATGGTCGCGTTCGTCGTGCCAAGTTGTACTACTTGCGTGCTTTGCACGGTAAAGCAGCTCGTATCAAGGAAGCCCGTCGCGGTTAA
- the lepA gene encoding translation elongation factor 4 produces MNRMDLEEMQARQSHIRNFSIVAHIDHGKSTISDRILEATHTVASRDMQSQLLDTMDLERERGITIKMNAVEVHYQANDGETYIFHLVDTPGHVDFSYEVSRSLAAADGAILVVDAAQGVEAQTLANVYLALDNNLEVLPLINKIDLPAADPERVRQEIEDVIGLDAFDAVLASAKKGIGIPELLEQIVNELPAPSGEIEAPLKALIFDSSYDAYKGVILTIRIKDGVVKPGDKIKFMNSGAEYEVTEVGVNSPHAIKRDLLMAGDIGYIAASIKNIRDARPGDTITTVVNGADEPLDGYKPMTPMVYSGLYPSDNSKYNYLREALEKLQLNDASLEFEPETSQALGFGFRTGFLGMLHMDVIQERLEREFDLDLITTAPAVTYHAYLKDGAMVEVANPSELPDAGEIESIEEPFVHAQIMVPNEYVGAVMELAQRKRGEFDTMDYLDENRVNVKYFLPLSEVIFEFFDTLKSTTRGYASLDYELAGYRKSDLVKIDILLNGDKVDALSFIVHREFAQERGRLITIKLKDLIPRRNFEIPVQAAIGSKIIARSTIKAYRKDVTSKIHTGDPDRRAKLLDKQKKGKARMKSVGTVDVPQEAFMAVLKTDDDGPKS; encoded by the coding sequence ATGAACAGAATGGATTTAGAAGAAATGCAAGCGCGCCAAAGTCATATTCGTAATTTTAGTATTGTTGCGCATATTGACCACGGAAAATCAACCATATCCGATCGGATTCTAGAAGCAACCCATACCGTGGCATCTCGTGATATGCAATCACAATTATTAGATACCATGGATTTAGAACGTGAACGTGGAATTACGATTAAAATGAATGCAGTTGAAGTGCATTATCAAGCTAATGATGGTGAAACGTATATTTTTCATCTAGTTGATACACCGGGGCATGTTGACTTTTCGTACGAAGTTTCTCGGTCATTGGCAGCAGCTGATGGAGCCATTTTAGTGGTGGACGCAGCACAAGGTGTTGAAGCGCAGACGTTAGCAAACGTCTACCTGGCATTAGATAATAACTTAGAAGTTTTGCCATTGATTAATAAGATTGATCTGCCAGCGGCTGACCCAGAGCGCGTTCGTCAGGAGATTGAAGATGTTATCGGTTTAGATGCATTTGATGCAGTCTTGGCTTCAGCAAAAAAGGGGATTGGAATTCCAGAATTACTGGAGCAGATTGTGAATGAATTGCCTGCACCTAGTGGGGAAATCGAAGCCCCCTTAAAAGCGTTAATTTTTGATTCATCATATGACGCCTATAAAGGGGTAATCTTAACAATCCGGATTAAAGATGGAGTAGTAAAGCCTGGTGATAAAATTAAGTTTATGAATTCTGGGGCGGAATACGAAGTCACAGAAGTTGGTGTAAACTCTCCCCATGCGATTAAGCGTGATTTATTGATGGCGGGAGACATTGGGTATATCGCTGCATCTATCAAAAATATTCGAGATGCACGACCTGGTGATACGATCACTACTGTCGTTAATGGAGCTGACGAACCGTTGGATGGATATAAGCCAATGACACCGATGGTTTATTCTGGTTTGTATCCATCAGACAACTCTAAATATAATTATTTGCGCGAAGCTTTAGAAAAATTACAATTGAATGATGCTTCTCTGGAATTTGAGCCAGAAACTTCGCAAGCATTAGGGTTTGGTTTTCGAACGGGATTTTTGGGAATGCTTCATATGGATGTCATTCAAGAACGTTTGGAACGTGAATTCGATTTAGATTTGATCACCACAGCACCCGCTGTTACCTATCATGCTTATCTGAAGGATGGTGCTATGGTAGAAGTAGCCAACCCATCCGAATTACCAGATGCAGGTGAGATAGAGTCAATTGAAGAACCCTTTGTTCATGCCCAGATCATGGTGCCAAATGAATATGTTGGGGCAGTGATGGAATTGGCACAGCGTAAGCGAGGCGAATTCGATACAATGGACTATCTAGACGAAAATCGAGTTAACGTGAAGTATTTTTTGCCACTCTCAGAAGTGATTTTTGAATTTTTTGATACATTAAAGTCAACGACTCGAGGATATGCTTCCCTAGACTATGAATTAGCTGGTTATCGTAAGTCTGATTTGGTAAAGATCGATATCTTATTAAATGGGGATAAAGTAGATGCTTTGAGTTTCATTGTACATCGTGAGTTTGCGCAAGAAAGAGGGCGGTTAATTACGATTAAGTTAAAAGATTTGATACCTCGGCGAAACTTTGAAATTCCCGTGCAAGCTGCAATTGGTTCTAAAATTATTGCTCGTTCTACTATTAAAGCATACCGAAAAGATGTTACCTCTAAAATTCATACGGGTGACCCTGATCGACGGGCTAAGTTGTTAGATAAGCAGAAAAAAGGTAAGGCTCGTATGAAGTCAGTTGGAACGGTAGACGTACCACAAGAAGCTTTCATGGCGGTTTTGAAGACTGATGATGATGGACCTAAAAGTTAG
- a CDS encoding type B 50S ribosomal protein L31, translated as MQEGIHPEYRDVVFVDTTTGAQFLEGSTVKTDATVEFEGKTYPMVRIETSSDSHPFYTGKAKFTQADGAVDKFNKKYGLKN; from the coding sequence ATGCAAGAAGGAATTCACCCAGAATACCGCGACGTTGTATTCGTTGATACCACTACTGGTGCACAGTTCTTAGAAGGTTCAACTGTTAAGACTGATGCAACTGTTGAATTTGAGGGGAAAACTTACCCAATGGTTCGTATCGAAACTTCATCAGACTCACACCCATTTTACACTGGTAAGGCTAAGTTTACTCAAGCCGATGGAGCTGTTGACAAGTTTAATAAGAAATATGGTCTTAAGAACTAA
- a CDS encoding IS3 family transposase (programmed frameshift), with translation MVIKYSNDFKESIVSLHKVGRSANSLAKEYNVSVSTVSKWVNQADPNNTKVLSANERALIKENKQLKEELDIFKTSSGAYGEKLIIKGRIPTLKIINDNLQVGHRITKILNVLRIPRSTYYGYIHWKPGKTLLRRNFIKQKVLDAWLKYPMYGYPRLTILLNRQLKIKISQRMVYKQMYALKIRSRMTKRINKPKTHTEYDQRPNLIKGLPDQSNILLTDITYIPVKNTWVYLASMYNPVTRRVISYKVGSHMTKELATDVINQVAVKSVKPSIIHSDMGSRYTSDLFESTLTRFGIKHSYSRKGQPGDNARIESFHSILKREYINFQEFKTIHEAIAGIDSYIRWYNSDRISLVA, from the exons ATGGTTATCAAATATTCAAATGACTTTAAAGAATCGATCGTAAGCTTGCATAAAGTTGGTCGTTCAGCTAATTCATTAGCAAAAGAATACAACGTTAGTGTTTCAACGGTTTCTAAATGGGTTAATCAAGCCGATCCTAACAATACGAAAGTATTGTCAGCAAATGAAAGGGCATTGATTAAAGAAAATAAACAACTAAAAGAAGAACTTGATATTT TTAAAACGAGCAGCGGTGCTTATGGCGAAAAATTGATCATCAAAGGACGTATTCCTACCTTAAAAATTATTAATGACAATCTACAGGTTGGGCACCGCATTACTAAAATTTTGAACGTCCTCAGAATTCCACGATCGACTTATTATGGCTATATACATTGGAAGCCTGGTAAAACACTTCTTCGTCGCAATTTCATTAAGCAAAAGGTATTAGATGCATGGTTAAAATATCCTATGTATGGATACCCGCGATTAACAATTTTATTAAATCGTCAGTTAAAAATTAAAATTAGCCAGCGTATGGTTTATAAACAGATGTACGCTTTAAAAATTAGGTCTAGGATGACTAAACGAATTAATAAGCCTAAAACACATACTGAATATGATCAACGACCAAATCTAATTAAAGGATTACCTGATCAATCCAATATTCTTTTAACAGATATTACGTATATTCCCGTTAAAAATACTTGGGTTTATCTAGCTAGTATGTACAATCCCGTAACCCGGCGGGTTATTTCTTATAAAGTTGGAAGTCATATGACTAAGGAATTAGCAACCGACGTCATTAATCAAGTCGCAGTAAAGTCTGTTAAACCAAGCATTATTCATAGCGATATGGGGAGTCGGTATACAAGCGATTTATTTGAAAGTACTTTAACTCGTTTTGGGATTAAGCATTCTTATTCTCGTAAAGGACAACCTGGTGATAACGCAAGAATTGAGAGCTTTCACTCAATTTTGAAGCGTGAATACATTAATTTTCAAGAATTTAAGACAATTCATGAAGCAATAGCTGGCATTGATAGCTATATTCGCTGGTATAACAGTGATCGAATTTCCCTTGTAGCGTAG
- a CDS encoding MucBP domain-containing protein — protein sequence MKMSKYILLGTTILGLTNPLVALSDENSSKNTGNLTKNEENKLNDLFVIDKVNADEPIDSWMPDKNLQKIISDKLHTTPDKLTPSMLSAWGQLADTPTVADLSNSNIENIDGLQYLFTNQGPTKLILSHNNISDISPLKKSTFWDQIDLSDNNISDISPLMPSNNDLRYYDYLALNDNPITDETMNVFKNKTFNRLSHLGLSGTEITNLDALEDIKITSNGRRLATIDLDDNHNIGDNFDHILVNLHNIGSWQISMNNDNINDIEGIQKLNPSRIGGGSKLQLNENHIITLEPLREHAPYFADFEFNNETKILPKKELTKNSFSQDSLIYDLDSYVEVHNGSLSNASGIWHKQNHQMFWSDIKPNTTNLISCWQEIVPELGINNDTPFNGKIIQPIIYKIKAAKVTAKYIDESGKEIAKSEVKSGNIEDTYKTEQKDIEGYTFKEVQGNESGKFTDKAQTVTYVYTKDPVKGADVTAKYVDESGKEIAQSEVKSGNIGDKYTTEKKDIKGYTFKEVEGSITGTLSDKAQTVTYIYVKNDDSENQTDPSEPAKPDTPDNSGDTDNPVNNNESNDADKTTDSNSTIKNVVNDVVEGAQTLLPKTAAEKLTLTGVLIAVVVSLAGIIILNKRK from the coding sequence ATGAAAATGAGTAAGTATATCCTATTAGGAACAACTATTTTAGGGTTAACGAATCCTCTAGTAGCTTTATCTGATGAAAATAGTTCAAAAAATACAGGTAATCTAACTAAGAATGAGGAAAATAAATTAAATGACTTATTTGTTATCGATAAGGTAAATGCAGATGAACCCATTGACTCTTGGATGCCTGATAAAAATCTTCAAAAAATTATATCAGACAAATTACATACAACACCTGATAAATTAACTCCAAGTATGCTAAGTGCATGGGGGCAATTAGCAGATACACCGACAGTGGCTGATTTATCAAATTCCAATATTGAAAATATAGATGGCTTACAATATTTATTTACTAATCAAGGGCCAACTAAACTAATTTTAAGTCATAATAATATTTCTGATATTTCTCCTTTAAAAAAATCAACATTTTGGGATCAAATAGATTTATCTGATAATAATATTTCTGATATTTCTCCTTTAATGCCAAGTAATAATGATTTGCGGTATTATGATTATTTGGCATTAAATGATAATCCTATAACAGATGAAACAATGAATGTATTTAAAAATAAAACGTTTAATAGATTAAGTCATTTAGGCCTATCTGGTACTGAGATAACAAATTTAGATGCATTAGAGGATATAAAAATAACTTCTAATGGACGCCGGTTAGCAACGATAGACCTAGATGATAATCATAACATTGGAGATAACTTTGACCATATTTTGGTAAACCTACATAATATTGGTTCGTGGCAGATATCGATGAATAATGATAATATCAATGATATTGAAGGTATCCAAAAACTAAATCCATCAAGAATTGGTGGTGGTTCCAAATTACAATTAAATGAAAATCATATTATTACATTAGAACCGTTGCGAGAACATGCCCCATATTTTGCTGACTTTGAATTTAATAATGAAACAAAAATATTACCTAAAAAAGAATTAACTAAAAATTCTTTTTCTCAGGATAGTTTAATTTATGATTTAGATAGTTATGTCGAAGTTCATAATGGAAGTTTAAGCAACGCATCAGGTATTTGGCATAAGCAAAATCATCAAATGTTTTGGAGCGACATTAAGCCTAATACGACCAATTTAATAAGTTGTTGGCAAGAAATAGTTCCTGAACTGGGAATTAACAATGATACTCCATTTAATGGTAAAATTATACAACCAATTATTTATAAAATAAAAGCAGCTAAGGTAACTGCAAAGTATATTGATGAATCAGGTAAAGAAATTGCCAAATCAGAAGTGAAAAGTGGAAACATTGAAGATACCTACAAAACTGAACAGAAAGATATTGAAGGATATACTTTCAAGGAAGTTCAGGGTAACGAATCAGGCAAGTTTACAGATAAAGCCCAAACGGTAACTTATGTATATACGAAGGATCCGGTTAAAGGAGCAGATGTAACAGCTAAGTATGTTGATGAATCAGGCAAAGAAATTGCCCAGTCAGAAGTAAAAAGTGGAAACATTGGGGATAAGTACACAACTGAAAAGAAAGACATCAAAGGATACACTTTCAAAGAAGTCGAGGGAAGTATCACGGGAACATTGAGTGATAAAGCTCAAACTGTGACCTATATCTATGTCAAGAATGATGATTCAGAAAACCAAACTGATCCTAGTGAACCAGCTAAGCCAGATACACCAGATAATTCTGGAGATACTGATAATCCAGTAAATAACAATGAATCAAATGATGCTGATAAGACTACAGATAGTAATTCAACAATTAAAAATGTTGTAAATGACGTAGTTGAAGGAGCACAAACGTTGTTACCTAAGACGGCAGCAGAGAAGTTAACTCTTACCGGAGTTTTGATCGCGGTAGTGGTTTCACTAGCTGGAATAATTATTTTGAATAAACGTAAATAG
- a CDS encoding site-specific integrase, with amino-acid sequence MRISETLSVTLNDMDEHNKLINVTKSKTAHRPFELVKPKTSSSVRQIEMPHKWFNQLDQYKQECSQLDEHIFGESTDTKIISKQLQSLLEAIGSSKIISPHGLRHTHASVLISNGIDINYTSARLGHSNVTITQNVYSHLLDSHRKIESEKTINIFDK; translated from the coding sequence ATGCGCATAAGTGAAACATTGTCAGTAACTCTAAATGATATGGATGAGCATAATAAATTAATAAACGTTACGAAATCTAAAACTGCTCATCGTCCTTTTGAATTAGTTAAACCTAAAACGAGTTCATCTGTACGTCAAATTGAAATGCCCCATAAATGGTTTAATCAGTTAGATCAGTATAAGCAAGAATGCTCACAATTAGATGAACATATTTTTGGAGAGTCAACAGATACAAAAATAATTAGTAAACAATTACAATCATTATTAGAAGCGATTGGATCATCAAAAATAATTTCACCACATGGGCTAAGACATACTCATGCTTCTGTCTTAATTAGTAATGGCATAGATATTAACTATACTTCAGCTCGTCTAGGTCATTCTAATGTTACGATAACACAAAATGTTTATAGTCACTTACTAGATTCACATAGAAAGATCGAATCAGAAAAAACAATAAATATTTTTGATAAATAA